In the Erinaceus europaeus chromosome 18, mEriEur2.1, whole genome shotgun sequence genome, TATTGATGTAGTGTACCAACAGGAAGGGACTCTTGTTATGGAGTCCAAATAGAAGATCTGAAGCAAAAATCAACTTTGAAAAAGTGATACTGCAACTAGATGATGTTCACACTCAATCTGGCTAATTATGCCCTACTGTCTCATCTGTTCTCACCCTACTTTACTTTTGCTCTAAGAGTGAGCAGGTCAATAGCCGGGAAAGGACAGGTTGATATGTTATGATCAGTAACATGCACTGCTGAAGCATATGCACTTCCCTTAGTATAAGGAATTGAATGAATAGacataactgtgtgtgtgtgtgggggggcggcgCACAGTTATTACAAAGCTTCATCCTCACAAGAGATTCTGTACTAAAATTTTAGTTCTGATAATTGGATAAAATGATGTCAGAAAGTTCACTGAAGTCACCACAGCAAGAGATCTAACTCACtacaaataatcttaaaaaaaaaaaaaaacacaacctaAAAGAGATTTTGCTGACTCATTTCTTTCTATAATCTTATGAAAAAATTTGACTTATAAAACATAAAAGATCTGTTCAAGAATAGTTATGTGTCAGAGCAAGTATTATAATCAAAATTCCTGACTTTTAGTCTAATATTCTTTCTATAAAAGTAATAATTCAGGAAGGCTCAATTTTAAGAGTAGATAATACATTTTCCCAAAATAAGAAGTGAGTATAAATAGTTCTTTTTTGAGGACAAAGAGTTGTTGAATAAAAGTAAAAACTGTTATTGGTATACTGAAATACTTACAGATATCAATcagtatatttttctattttctagaagacagcttttaaaaaaatatttattcccttttgttgcccttgttgttattattgttgttgttggataggacagagagaaatggagcgaggaggggaagacagagagggggagagaaagatagacacctgcagacctgcttcaccacctgtgaagtgactcccctacaggtgaggagccgggggctccaaccgggatccttacgctggtccttgcactttgcaccacatgcacttaacccgctgtgctaccgctgggctcccgatagctttttaaaattgaatttgGTTCTTAACTTTTGTAAACACAAAAATGCTTTGTTGTGAGAAAGTCTTACGAATCTCCTTATGAGCACTGTAACATTTCTAATTATATACAGTAATGGGAATCATCTttataatgaaataaaacattAGAAAGCCTTTCTCAATTGGATTGCTCCTAATGGGCTTCATCCTAATGGTCAAGTGTCTTCTAGGATGGAGGAACTTAGCACTCTCATTAAAGGAAGCACCACCTGAAGACTGGAGACAATTCATTCAGACTTGTTAATTCTCAGAATTGGACAGAAGGCTAGTCCTGAAGTGAAAAAATTGCCTTCAAGCCAGGCTCAATCTACAAAGCTTGCTAAGTGTTAGCATTCAGCCAGTAGCAGAACTAGTGTCTCTGGTGTGTTAAGCAGATAAACTGTTTCCCTTGAAACTCAGGATTTACAGACTAATaagaatgataacaataataaaaataactatttctAATTTTATGAGAATGTTTCTCTAACTAGAGAAATATAAATGCCTTAAAAATGAGTTTGagttctgaaaaataaaatacaaagtaaCTCACATAACTATATATGTAGTTGTCTACAGATGAGCATTTTTGTTAATTTGtcagggttatttattttctaaattaaaaaattatatttaataattggatagacagccagaaattgagagggaagggggtgatagagagagagacagagaaacacctgcagcactgcttcaccacttgtgaagctttcctcctgcaggtgggaactgggggtttgaacctgggtccttgcacacatgtgcactcagatacatcaccacctggcccttatttatttatttatttatttatttatttatttttaaaattgagagaggcagagagtgaaagagaccacaaccctggcaaagcagcacactatttaaGTGAATTTATTCTGTCAGCCCtgtcattgttattttaaaaatatatttgcacGTGAGAATATTTTCCGAATAGGTAGTTTTGATGCACAAATTCACAAGTATAAGTCTAAAAAACACCAACATTTAGGTTCAAAGATGTATTATTTGATAAGGCATTTTACTggtgagaatttatttattaaatatttttaattaattaaatttcccttctgttgtccttgtttttattgttgttgtagttatcgttgttgttactgatgtcgttgttgttggataggacagagagaaaaggagagaggaggggaagacagaggggggagagaaagacagacacctgcagacctgcttcaccacctgtgaagcgactcccctgcaggtggggagttgggggcttgagccggatccttataccagtcctcgcactttgcgtcatgtgcacttaaaccactgtgctaccatccaactccctttattaaatattttaatgagaaaaagagagggagagacaccaagaccagaatactactcatctctggattatggtagtgcaTGGGATTGAGCCtcagagtcttttgtataatcattataccATCTCCCCAACCCTAGTGATGAGAATTTAAAACCCTTTAAAGGCTATAAGGATACCTCTAAATTATCTCAATTCACAACTAAGGACATTACATTTTTTAGTTAAAAATATCTTTAGACGTATTTCAACTTTAATGTTATTTAAGTATccataagcaaaaaaaaattaattttggaaTTGAAATTTGATATTACTTTATAGATAGGCAAAAACAACATTCTAATAAAtacagtgtttttcttttctgagatGCCAAGGTCTCACACAttcatgattccactgttcttcAGCTGACTCTTTCCCAGCCAatacagatacagacagacagacagagagagagagagagtgagagataccacaggcactggagcttccccgaGGAGAGTGCTGGGATTTGCTcttgtggtgctgaggcttgaacctgggccctgcacACGGCAAAGCACACTTCCCATCAGATAGGTAAGCTGGTACCTTCTGGTCCAAAAACATTCATTCCAAGTTTAAGAAGCTCAAGTTAAAAATCATTTGAGGTTCTATCAGTTCAGTTTTAAGCCCACAGTACTTCTAACTGCAAAAGAAACTCCATCAACAGATACTTACATATAATCTTCCTGCTATACTACTGAGTCAGTGTATTTTAAAACTCAGACTAAAAAAGGCTTACCTCAAAATTCAGTAAGTTCTTTGCCGTTTATTAGATTCTTCTCTTGGGGAATCTGCCAGCATGACTTTAAGTCTGACTCCATTCAGGATTTTTCCATGCAAAGTAGTAATGGCGTCATTAGCGCTGATTCTATCTGCATACTTAGCGTACCCCACATTTTTTCCTGACACAAGGTAAACCTCGATCAGATTACCGAAGCGGCTGAAACAAAgcgggagggggaaaaaaaaataactgaaattgTTAGCGATGCTCAGGTCTAAAGGCTTGCTTccattctgtcttcccttttCACTCCTCCACCTACATCGATCTTCCTTCTAGGATATCTACCTTATCTTAATACATTCTTCACTAGTTCCCCTGGTCCCTGGGTTAGTCCCTTTcaattctcttctgtctttctaacATCTAAGTATAATTTCCTCCATAGAAATCTCTCTAGTAGCTTCTCATTGCCTCTAATGTACGGACAAATACCCTAACGTACCTGTTAATAAGTGTTTCACCAggatgagataagccagaaagagagaaggatgaatatgggatcccACTTATACacggaagttgagaaataaaaacagaaagagaaacacaaagcaggacttggactgggtttggaatattgcaccacagtaaaagactctgggcaagGTGGTGGACTATCAGGTCCACTGTAAGGggtgagggtagggacacagaccttcggtggtgggaatggtgttaaattatactcctattaacctatagtcttataaatcactatttaatttagTCAGGAGGAAAATGTGAGACTGCTTATGGTAGCGGTTTAAATCTGTAGAACTTAAAGCTTTGTCAATATCTTACCAGAATATGTCCTCTAATACATCTAAAGGCAAAGGACGAGgattaaagacaataaaaagtcTTTCCTTTACAGCTGTTTCAGGAGgggctttttttttgcatgatggCAGCACAACATCTGTCTGGATTTGCGGCAACTGTGAACCAGAACTCCCTCCAAACTGTGGCTGAAGAGACAGAtgcaaaatgggggggaggggacattAAGGATTTTAAAACCGAAAGGTAAAGGTGGTGTTTATCACAGTATCTATGTGGTATTTTTTGCCAAAGCTCTGAAGAATTTCCTAAGTAAGTATTAATTAGCAGACACCACATTTACTTTCCACCCTGAAAATCAACACACTGAAGAACTATGAAGGTCACATTCTTACATACTTACTAGAAACTGCTGTTGACTTGGATTATTCCACACCATTGATGCAAGCTGGGCAGCTACCATCTGCGTTGCCATTTTTCTAAGAAGACTAGAGATAATAACTAATAGTTTACAGAAAAGTAGAAATATTCAGTCTTTTAACATTTTTGGTTACTTCTCACCTGAGAGGACAACTACTTTTCTACTTTAGTTTTACAGTCATAATTATGTGCACTCGAAGTTAAAGGTTACTTACTCGGTTGCATTACTCCCATCATCCATGAAAGAAACACCTATTCGATTCCCAGGAGGGTACTGAAACCCATGCAACTTGTATTTTGCATAAATAGCTGATGCTACATTAAAATACTGCACTACTCCATGACCTGAAACAATGTAAAGCACAGAGaggaattaaaaagaaagctaGCAGAGAACGGAAAGTGTGTGTTGTCTGAAAAATGAACCAACATAGAAACACCTTATTATCACAGCACTAAGAAATGCAGGGCTGAACGTGTCAGATGCTACAGCTGTTTTCCTAGAAAATCAACGTAACTCagattttggttaaaaaaaaaaaaaatcactattcttAAGTTCTAGCCTCTGTATTATTCTTTACCTCTAGTTCTTTAAAGCAAACCAACAAATGCCAGGACTTGTACTAAGTATTTTATATATGTTGTTTCTAATTCCCACCAACACTGGCACAGAAAAGTGCCAAACCTTTTTCATTATGTCACAATGCCTTGGGGATAAAAAGGGCACACAATCTCACAAAGATGTAGTAGGctagaaccagaaaacagctTCATTCATTTAACTAGTTACAAGTTCAAATGACTGGGGTTGGGTGGCGGTGTACTGGCTTGAGTCCACATGTCTGTGCACAGGCCCTGTGTTCAAGCTCCCATGCTCATCTGTGGAGGCGGACGTGTGTTTTAGacagccatgaagcagtgctgcaggtatctctcctgctctctccctcaatttctgtctctatccagtaaaggaaatgaaaataagaagcgatttaatttaaaaaaaaaaagaaagaaagaaaaagggggagatagtataatggctacaaagagactctcatgcctcaggctccaaagtcccaggttcaaccccctgacccatcataaacaagaactgagcagtgctctggtaaacaaacaaaaccacaaataacttttttttttaaaaaaaaaattactatttattcccttttgttgcccttgttattttattgttgtagttatgattgatgttgttgttgttggataggacagagaaatggagagagatggggaagagagatagggggagagaaagataagacacctgtaggcctgcttcaccacttgtgaagcgactcccctccaggtggggagccaggggctcgaactgggatccttcggctggtcctcgtgctttcgtgcgctactgccagactccctcacAAATAACTTTTATCAGagcctttcttcttttgttttaaataccaaagcactgctcaggtcatggtggtagtggtggaggATAGAAccttcaaagcttcaggcattagagcctctttgcataaccacgatgctatctacccctaaccAACCCTGCTGTAGCTGGAGTAGAGCAGTTAAATACTTGAAATGAAGGGAAAGAGTATCCTTAGTTTAAGCAAAACAGCCTTAGTGATGAGAAGAAACCACTAAGGATTTTTAAAACCTTGTTTATTAGCCAAAAAAGCACAGACAGACTTTATACTGAGGTATTCCAGTACAATTAGAATTACAGGCTCTATTTTGTGGAagttagaatattttaaaaactactgggatcagagaaatagctcagtgcATGACTTACATGTAAGAGGCCCTGGATTCAACCTTTGGCCCCACAAAGACAGAGCAGAGCTCTAGTACCTCTCTCTtgatcaatttctctctctctctctctctctctctctctctctctctctcacacacacacacacagacacacacacacacacacattgtataAAGGGGATATATGACAGGAAATTATTTATTAAGGTATCTCTGTATTTTGAAGTCTAAACTGGAGCCAAAGGAAAAAACACTTATACaggtttaaacattaaaaaagcacTATTGAGAAAAGTCATTTTGACAAAACacagtgaatttaaaaataatgtagacATTACTTTACCAAAATTTGAGTAAGGGTCTCGCTGAACTTCACAGTATTCCAATCCTGGTATTATATCAAAAATACTGAAAAGCTGCTCTTCAGTGAAAGGAACTCTTGATACAACTGACAAACGTTTGGAGATAGCTTCCTGGCCTCTGTTGTCATTCTTGTCAAAACTTGCAAATTCAGATTGTTGTTCTCCAATggtatatatgaaagaaaagagTAAATCTAACTTTctctattcatttaaaaattcatttaacacttctggtattaaaaaataaaatgatctgtCACCAAGTTGATCACAGGCACTGCATTTTGCGGCATGCACTTAGTCATTAGCTGTAACAGAAGATGCCACGGAGAATACCCACAACTCTCCACTGACCTACTTTCTATGCAGAAATATGTAATATAACTTCATAGGAATGTTTAGTATGTAAAGCACAtcaagtatttttaaattattttttaatatttatttatttccttttttgttgtccttgttgtttaacattgttgtggttattgatgttgttgttgctggataggacagagagaaatggagagaggaggggaagggagagagggggagaaaaagattgacacctgcagacctatttcacagcctgtgaagtgactcctctgaagttgg is a window encoding:
- the RBM45 gene encoding RNA-binding protein 45 isoform X1; its protein translation is MDEAGGSASGGGFRPGVDSLDEPPNSRIFLVISKYTPESVLRERFAPFGDIQDIWVVRDKHTKESKGIAFVKFARSSQACRAMEEMHGQCLSPSDSKPIKVFIAQSRSSGSHRDVEDEELTRIFVMIPKSYTEEDLREKFKVYGDIEYCSIIKNKVTGESKGLGYVRYLKPSQAAQAIENCDRSFRAILAEPKNKAAESSEQDYYSNMRQETLGHEPRVNMFPFEQQSEFASFDKNDNRGQEAISKRLSVVSRVPFTEEQLFSIFDIIPGLEYCEVQRDPYSNFGHGVVQYFNVASAIYAKYKLHGFQYPPGNRIGVSFMDDGSNATDLLRKMATQMVAAQLASMVWNNPSQQQFLPQFGGSSGSQLPQIQTDVVLPSCKKKAPPETAVKERLFIVFNPRPLPLDVLEDIFCRFGNLIEVYLVSGKNVGYAKYADRISANDAITTLHGKILNGVRLKVMLADSPREESNKRQRTY
- the RBM45 gene encoding RNA-binding protein 45 isoform X2, which translates into the protein MDEAGGSASGGGFRPGVDSLDEPPNSRIFLVISKYTPESVLRERFAPFGDIQDIWVVRDKHTKESKGIAFVKFARSSQACRAMEEMHGQCLSPSDSKPIKVFIAQSRSSGSHRDVEDEELTRIFVMIPKSYTEEDLREKFKVYGDIEYCSIIKNKVTGESKGLGYVRYLKPSQAAQAIENCDRSFRAILAEPKNKAAESSEQDYYSNMRQETLGHEPRVNMFPFEQQSEFASFDKNDNRGQEAISKRLSVVSRVPFTEEQLFSIFDIIPGLEYCEVQRDPYSNFGHGVVQYFNVASAIYAKYKLHGFQYPPGNRIGVSFMDDGSNATEKMATQMVAAQLASMVWNNPSQQQFLPQFGGSSGSQLPQIQTDVVLPSCKKKAPPETAVKERLFIVFNPRPLPLDVLEDIFCRFGNLIEVYLVSGKNVGYAKYADRISANDAITTLHGKILNGVRLKVMLADSPREESNKRQRTY